A genomic window from Prunus persica cultivar Lovell chromosome G2, Prunus_persica_NCBIv2, whole genome shotgun sequence includes:
- the LOC18787059 gene encoding elongation factor 1-delta 2, whose translation MAVTFHDINSAVGLKKLDDYLLARSYITGFEASKDDLIVHAALSKPPPSEFVNVSRWYNHITALLRISGVSGQGSGVIVEGSAPITEEAVAKPPVADTKASAAEDDDDDVDLFGEETEEEKKAAEERAASIKASTKKKESGKSSVLLDVKPWDDETDMKKLEEAVRSVHIEGLHWGASKLVAVGYGIKKLQIMLTIVDDLVSVDTLIEEQLTVEPINEYVQSCDIVAFNKI comes from the exons ATGGCAGTCACATTCCATGACATCAACTCGGCTGTTGGCCTGAAGAAATTGGATGACTACTTGCTTGCCCGCAGTTACATCACTGGCTTCGAAGCTTCAAAGGATGATCTCATTGTCCATGCAGCTCTTTCAAAGCCTCCACCATCAGAATTTGTGAACGTGTCTCGGTGGTACAACCATATCACTGCACTTCTTAGGATTTC TGGTGTTTCTGGACAAGGCTCTGGTGTCATTGTTGAGGGATCTGCTCCCATCACAGAGGAAGCAGTTGCTAAACCTCCTGTGGCTGATACAAAG GCCTCAGCTGCTGAagacgatgatgatgatgtggaTCTGTTTGGTGAAGAGactgaagaagagaagaaggctGCTGAAGAGCGTGCAGCTTCCATCAAGGCatctacaaaaaagaaagaat CTGGAAAGTCATCAGTCCTGTTGGATGTGAAGCCATGGGATGATGAAACTGACATGAAAAAGCTTGAGGAGGCAGTAAGAAGTGTTCACATTGAAGGCTTGCATTGGGGAGCAT CCAAACTTGTAGCTGTTGGGTATGGAATAAAGAAGTTGCAGATAATGCTAACAATTGTTGATGACCTTGTCTCTGTTGACACTCTTATTGAGGAACAACTTACTGTTGAACCAATTAATGAGTATGTCCAGAGCTGTGACATTGTAGCCTTCAACAAAATAT GA